DNA from Paraburkholderia sp. ZP32-5:
TTCAGCAGGTGTTTCGGGCGAGTCGAGCGGGTCTACAGAGCAGCGCAAAAAATCGGGCAAAAATACTATTTCCGACAGCTATCTGTTTGCTTCGTGCAAAGCAAATTACGTTAAAACAATGGAAATATATATGAATTATTACGCCACTAAAAGTTAATGTGGCGATGTTGCAATGGGATCCGATTCATACGGGTAATAGCCAGTAGTTAGTTCCAACAGCATCGCTTCCTTGCGTTTGCCGCACGCAAGTGTGGGACTGCGCAAGCCGAAGAATCCGGAGCCCATCACAATGTTTCGAAAAAACTTTTTGCCCATTCCAGCCGCGGTGCTTGCGCTCGTGCTGAGCGCGTGCAGCGGTAGCAATTCGACGACCGCGTCCACCACCGCGCCGTCCACGCCAGCGAGCACACCGAGCGCCCCCGCCCCTTCGGTTCAGGACGCGGCGGTCACGGCTACGCCGATCAAGCACCTGGTCGTGATCTTTGGCGAGAACGTGTCGTTCGATCACTACTTCGCGACCTATCCGGTCGCCGCCAATCCATCTGGCGAACCGCAATTTATCGCGGCAGCCGGTACGCCGTCGGTCGTCGGTCTGAACACCGATGCGTTGCAGACGCAAAATCCGAACTTCCTGAATCCGGCAAACGGTACGGCCGCGAGCCTGGTCGCGGGCAAGACCGTGCCTCAGTCCGACTTCAACCCGTTCCGGCTTGACCGTTCCCAGGCGAATACCGCGGATCAGAGCCACGCCTATACGGCTGAACAGGAGGCATACGATAACGGCGCCGCCGACCTGTTCCCGGCCCACACCGGCGCGACCGGCACCGCCGCCACCGGCTTCGTGGAAGACGGCCTCAGCGTCACACTCGATACCACCGGTGCTTTCGCGACGACTGGCCAGGTGATGGGATACTTCGACGGCAACACGGCTACCGCGATGTGGAACTACGCGCAGCATTTCGCGCTGAACGACAACACCTACACGGATACCTATGGTCCGTCGACGCCGGGCGCGCTCGAAGTCGTGTCGGGCCAGACCAACGGTGCCGTGCCCGTGGTCGGCAGTGCTTCCACCGTGGCCGACGGACAGGGCGGCCTGACGGAAAACGGCGATACCGACCCGGCCAACGACGTCTGTTCGTCGAAGACCAGCACCGTGATGATGACGTCGAAAAACATCGGTGACTTGCTGAACTCGGCGAACATCAGTTGGGGCGGCTTCATGGGCGGCTTCAATCTGGCGGCGGTCAATCCGAACGGCACGACAGGCTGCG
Protein-coding regions in this window:
- a CDS encoding phospholipase C; this encodes MFRKNFLPIPAAVLALVLSACSGSNSTTASTTAPSTPASTPSAPAPSVQDAAVTATPIKHLVVIFGENVSFDHYFATYPVAANPSGEPQFIAAAGTPSVVGLNTDALQTQNPNFLNPANGTAASLVAGKTVPQSDFNPFRLDRSQANTADQSHAYTAEQEAYDNGAADLFPAHTGATGTAATGFVEDGLSVTLDTTGAFATTGQVMGYFDGNTATAMWNYAQHFALNDNTYTDTYGPSTPGALEVVSGQTNGAVPVVGSASTVADGQGGLTENGDTDPANDVCSSKTSTVMMTSKNIGDLLNSANISWGGFMGGFNLAAVNPNGTTGCANDTTAAAGTGGRTTFSDVLGGNVPDYVQHHAWFQYYKSTSNPTHQRPTSTALIGFTDPMDSTATPVHHQYDTNDFFSAVASGNFPAVSYIKAPAIGDGHPGNSDPLDEQQFVTQVVNFLQQQPDWKNTAVIVTYDDSDGWYDHRYTQPTSASMAAGVDELNGSGVCGVSANLPMGVAGTPVNGRCGPGTRIPLLVISPWARSNFVSDTIASQASVVRFIEDNWLGGERLGGGSFDATAGSIMNMFNFTGSAGANTPLYLDPSQGTPLSTPPAINMTPT